The sequence GTCGTGTCGCTGGGATTACGATTTGTACAAGCTCGAAGGAGACCGTGCCATCGCATTGTTTGATGAAAACGACGATCCGTTTGCGATGAGCCCGAAAGATTTAAATTTAATTCAATCGATTCCAAAAATGATTGAGCTCGGTATTGATAGTTTAAAAATCGAAGGGCGAATGAAGTCCATTCATTACGTCGCAACCGTCGTTAGCGTGTATCGCAAAGTCATTGATGCTTACTGTGCAGACCCTGACAATTTCGTCATTCGCAAAGAGTGGCTAGATGAGCTCGATAAATGTGCGAATCGTGACACCGCGCCAGCCTTTTTTGAAGGTGTTCCAGGCTATAAAGAGCAAATGTTTGGCGTTCATAGCAAAAAGACGACGTACGATTTCGTCGGTCTTGTGCTTGACTATGACAAAGAAACAGGCATTGTGACGTTGCAACAGCGCAACTTCTTTAAACCAGGCGATGAAGTGGAATTTTTCGGACCTGAAATTGAAAACTTTACACAAGTCATTGAAAAAATTTGGGATGAGGAAGGAAATGAGCTTGATGCTGCTCGCCACCCGCTCCAAATTGTTCGTTTTAAAGTCGATCGCGAAGTTTTCCCATACAACATGATGAGAAAGGGGCACTAACATGAGGAAGAAACCGGTTGTCATCGGAGTTGCAGGCGGCTCCGGTTCGGGGAAAACGACCGTTACGAAAGCCATTTATGAACATTTTCAAGGACATTCCATTTTAATGCTCGAACAAGATTTTTATTATAAAGATCAAAGCCACTTGCCGTTTGAAGAGCGATTAAAAACAAATTACGATCATCCGCTCGCTTTTGATAACGATTTACTCATCGAGCATATTAACAAGCTTTTAAATTATGAGCCGATTGATAAACCTGTATACGACTATACGCTTCATACGCGTTCAAACGACGTTATTCGCGTCGAACCGAAAGATGTCATCATTTTAGAAGGTATTCTTGTATTAGAAGACGAACGATTGCGCAACTTAATGGATATTAAAGTGTACGTTGATACCGATGCTGACATTCGCATCATTCGTCGCCTATTGCGCGACATTAAAGAGCGCGGACGCACGCTTGAATCAGTCATCGAGCAATATGTAAACGTCGTGCGTCCAATGCACAATCAATTTATTGAACCGACGAAACGGTATGCCGACATTATCATCCCAGAAGGCGGTCATAATCACGTTGCTATCGATTTAATGGTTACAAAAATTCAAACGATTCTTGAACAAAAGTCTATTTTGTAATACCATAGCATAGATAATATGTAAACTTTTTGTCTTGTGTACGAACGAGCCGTTCGTACATTTTCCATACATAAATAAAAAGGAGTGGTTTACATGTCAATGGAAAAAGAATACCCAATGACGAAAGCGGGGAAGGAGAAGCTCGAGCAAGAACTTGAATATTTAAAAACGGTGAAACGAAAAGAAGTCGTTGAGCGCATTCAAATTGCGCGCAGCTTCGGGGACTTATCGGAAAACTCGGAGTACGATGCAGCAAAAGATGAGCAAGCGTTCGTGGAGTCACGCATTCAAATGCTTGAAAATATGATTCGCAATGCGAAAATTATCGAAGAAGATTTAGAAAAGACAGATACCGTATCGCTTGGAAGAACGGTAACATTTATTGAGCTTCCAGATGGAGAAGAGGAATCGTATACGATCGTCGGTAGTGCAGAAGCTGATCCGTTCGAAGGGAAAATTTCAAACGACTCTCCAATTGCCAAATCGCTTATTGGTCGTCGCGTTGGTGAAGAAGTAACTGTTCATACACCTGGCGGCGACATGGTTGTCAAAATCGTTGCAGTCAAATAGGTTTTAAAATACAACACCTCGTCGACAATGAAGACGAGGTGTTTTTTATGGTAAAAAAACGAATGGTCATCATATTAATAATGATTCAACTAGCCATATTCGGTTTGATCGGTCGGCTCGTTCAATTACAACTTGTGAGCACCGAGTCGTTTCACGGGATAAACTTAATTGAAGCGAGCGTCGCTCAGCGCACCGAACAGCTCGTGATCGACGATGGACGCGGCGTATTCGTTGACCGAAACGGCCAGCCGCTCACATATGAATACATTCCGACGCTCGTTTTATTTCCATTCTTAAAGAAAATGGATTGGCCAATCGATCAAATTGCTGCGATTGTTTCCGTGCCAAAAGAAGTGTTGAACCGACAGCTAGAAGAGGCGAAAGGTCCGATCATTTTACATGATGGTCAACAGCCGATTCAACTACAACCGTGGCAAATGGAACGGATTAATGATTTGCGCATCCCAGGTGTGATTGCTGTTCATAAACAGTACGAACTCAAACAAAAATATGCGCAACATGTCATCGGTTTACTTGGAGAAAATGAAAAGGTGTTAAAAGAACGCTATGCGGATCGAAACTTATCTCCAAAAACAAAAATAGGGGTGTCTGGCTTACAAAGTTCATTTGATGAATTTTTAATTCCTGATGAGGAGACGAAGCTACTGTATCACGTAGACGCCCGTGGTGAGCCGTTGTTTAGCATGGATGTGAAATATACAGAGCAGGCGAATCCGTTTTATCCAATTACGGTACAAACGACGATTGATCGTACTCTGCAACAACGTGTTGAGCAAATCGTTGCACAACATGGCATGGAAAAAGGGGCGGTCGTTTTGCTCGATGTTCGAACGAATGATGTTGTTGCGTTAGCGAGCGCTCCCGCCATTGATGAACGAGATCCGTACAAAGATGGAGCGATGGAAAATAAGGCGCTTCTTCCGCAAGTGCCGGGATCTGTTTTTAAAATTGTCGTTGCAGCCGCAGCGCTTGAAAACGGGCTTGTTCACGGACAGACGTTTAACTGTGATCGTAAAATTAACGGTGAACAAGAAGAGAAAAAGAAAGGGATGCGCTCGTTTGAAGATAGTTTTGCGATTAGTTGCAATCGAACGTTTGGAGAGCTAGGAAAACAGCTCATTGCGATAGACGAAAATATGTTTGATGTATATGCTCGAAAGCTCGGTTTGCTTCCGCGCGTCGGTTGGGAAGGGGATGTGTATCATTTTTCATCATTTCGCCCGCTTCGTGAAGAGAAAAAAGGGAACATTTGGACAGATGAACGGGATAAAAAAATTCCTCTTGCCGTTGCCCAAACGTCCATTGGGCAAAAAGATGTGCGCCTCTCACCGCTTGCGGTGGCGAATATGATGGCAACGATTGCTCGCGGTGGTGAGGCAAAACAAGTGCGCATCACTAAGAAAATGATGTATAAAAATGGAACGACATTTTTCACATTTGATGAGAAGCGGCTAACGATGGATTCATTGCAGAAAGAGACGATCGACAAACTACAAGAGCTATTACAACTCGTTGTGACGCATCCGGAAGGGACTGGGCGTTCGTTTCAATCATTGCCATATGCCGTAGCAGGAAAATCAGGAACAGCAGAAACAGGGAAAGGAGAACTCGTAAATAAATGGTTTGCGGGTTATTTCCCAGCTGATCGTCCAAAATACGCGCTCGTTGTGGTACAATTAGAAACAACGTCATCTGCCTCCGTCACGAATGCCATTTTTGCTGATATCGTTCGCGTAACATATGATTTGGAAGAGAAAGGAAGGTATGAAGAGTGAGCAGCCGTTTTGCGAAACGTTCAAAACAAAGAAAAGTAAACCGCATATTGAATACGTTAATTACCATTGTATTTGCGCTTATTTTATTTTTTGGATGGAAATGGTTGTTCGCCAACGACCGACCGACAAAAGAAACGAATGCTTCGCCACAACCGGTTGAGGTGGAGACAAATGAGCCACCAAACGATGAGCAACCATCCGAAACGGAAACAGAAACAGATGAGCAACAATCGAACGACAACGTTGAAGAAACGGTTGTCGATGATCCAAACTCAAACGTTATTCGTGAAACTGTGAACCCGTCATGGCAACCGATCGGCACAACACAATCAGAGCCACACGTGACAACATACGAGAAAAACTCTGTTGATTGGAAAGAAATGATTGATGCGATTAGCTATGCGACAGGCATTTCATCTTCTGATCTGATCGTTTGGTTTATCGGAAATGGAGGAAGCCCGAATCACGCCGTTGCTACCGTTTCCAAAAAAGATAAAACAGAACATTATAAAGTGTTTATCGAATGGGTGACAAATGAAGGGTGGAAGCCAACAAAAGTACAGCAATTAAAAGAAATAGAGCGCCGTCCGTAACGCTCTATTTTTTTGCTTTAAAATGCACCATCGCACTATAAAGACGTTGCCCGTTTTCGAGCAGTTGCATTTGATAGGAAACATGATGTACTTCAAGCATAATCGCTTTGTTATGTTCAATTTGGTCGTTAATTTTTTTCTCTAACGTCGCTAAGTCTGTCGCTTCGAAAAATTCTACTTTATCTTGAATGAGATCAAACGTAATCATCGTCCTCCTCCTCTCTACACGTAGTTTAACACATTTCCATTGAACATCTAAAAAAAATGTGATAGATTGGGAACAGCAGTACATTTAATTCATACTATACTTATAGGAATTATTATATTTAATGGAGTGTGGCATCATGGGACGTGAGTTTTTAGACATCTTTGAAACGTGGGCACAATCGTACGATTCGTCAGTATACGGGCACGATGAGCAATATCGTGACGTATTTGACGGATATGAGACGATTTTAAATACAGTCGTTGAAAAAAGCGGTAACGTCGTGTTAGAGTTCGGCGTTGGGACAGGAAATTTAACGAAAAAACTAATTGAGGCGAATAAAACCGTATATGGCATTGAACCGTCTGCACCGATGCGTGAGCTCGCCAAAGAAAAACTCGGTCATGCGACGATTGAAGACGGAGACTTTTTACAGTTTCCATTGCCGAGCGAACCGATCGATACGATTGTAAGCACATATGCATTTCACCATTTAACAGATCAAGAAAAAGAAGAAGCGATCGGCAAATATAGCGCACTTCTTCGTAAAGGTGGTAAAATAGTGTTTGCTGATACAGCGTTTATTAACCACGAAGCGTACGAGGCGATGATCGCAGAAGCGAAACAAAAAGGATTCGTCGATTTAGCGGAAGACTTACAGCGCGAATATTACACGACAATTCCTGCCTTAGAGCATATGTTTACTACACACGGTTTTACGGTCACATTTACGCCGATGAATCGCTTCGTTTGGTTGATGGAGGCTGTCAAACAATAAGTGAAAGAGGTTGAAACGATGAACATAGCGATCATTGGAGCGATGGAAGAAGAAGTGGCGATTTTGCGCGAAAAAATTGCTAATCGAACGGAAACGACGGTAGCAAATTGTTCATTTTATAGCGGCACGTTAGACGGAGCGAACGTCGTTTTATTAAAATCAGGTATCGGTAAAGTGAATGCGGCGATGTCAACAACGATTTTGTTAGAGCGGTTTGCGCCAGATGTCGTCATTAACACAGGTTCAGCTGGCGGTTTTGCGCCGTCGCTAAACGTTGGCGATATCGTCATTTCAACAGAAGTTGTTCATCATGATGTAGATGTGACGGCATTCGGCTATGCGTACGGACAAGTGCCGGGCATGCCGGCGCGCTATGCGGCAGATGAGCGGTTAGTGCAAGCGGCTGAAACGAGCGCGGCGCATATTCGCGACATTCAAGTGGCAAAAGGATTAATTGCGACAGGCGATTCATTTATGCACGATCCAGCGCGCGTTGACTTTGTACGCACACAGTTTCCTGATTTATATGCTGTGGAAATGGAAGCGGCTGCGATTGCGCAAGTATGCCACCAATTTGGCGTCCCGTTTGTCGTCATTCGCGCGTTATCAGACATCGCTGGTAAAGAGTCGAACGTATCGTTTGAACAATTTTTACAAAAAGCAGCTCTTCACTCATCTGAACTTGTGCAATTAATGGTCAACAACCCAATGACTAAAGTCATGGGCTCGTAAGCCCCATGTTGACCAGACCAAGGCTTGAAACAGAGCCTACGTTATAGATGTCATGACACGTTCGGGTGCTTCTCCAGCCCGTTCCTCTGTCGTGCAAGGTTAAACAAGCGTGGTGGGTAGCGCTAGTGTTTTGCACATAACAAGCATCTATAACATGGTCGAGGAGAATATGACCTGCTTTATGCAGAGGAAAGGGGAGAACCCTATGGTTTTTGTGTTAGACACAAACAAACGTCCGCTTGCTCCTTGTCACGAAGCAGTTGCAAGAAAGCTGTTGAAACAAGGGAAGGCGGCGATTTACAGGCGATTTCCATTTACCATCATCTTGAAAAAATCAGTAGACGAATCAGAAATTAAAGCAACATATCGGCTAAAAATCGACTATGGAAGCAGGCATACAGGATTAGCGATTTTGCGAGGACAAGAAGTGGTATGGTTAGGGCAACTTGACCATCGCACAGACATCAAGGAAAGAATAGATAAAAGGCGTGCTTTTCGTCGAGCAAGACGAAATCGAAAAACAAGATACAGAAAACCACGCTTTCTGAACCGCAAGCGAAAGGAGGGATGGTTGCCACCATCGTTAGAGAGTCGTATGCAAAATATCAAAACATGGGTGGAACGTTTAAGGAAGATATGTCCGATTGAGCATATATCGTACGAGAACGCAAAGTTTGACACGCAACTCATGCGAAATCCTGAAATCAATGGTGTAGAGTATCAACAAGGTACGCTACAAAGATATGAAGTACGGGAGTATTTGCTCGAAAAGTTTGGACGAAAATGCTGTTATTGTGGAAAAGAAGGCGTTCCACTTGAAGTGGAGCATATCATTCCAAAATCGAGAGGTGGAACAGACAGAATAGATAACCTCTGCCTTGCGTGTCGAGATTGTAACCAAAGAAAAGGAAGTCAAACCGCAGAAGAATTCGGGTATCCACATATTCAAGAAATGGTCAAAAAAACGCTAAAAGACGCAAGTGTAGTGAATGCCACTCGATGGAAAGTGTATGAAGTGTTAAAACAAAGCGGATGCGAAGTAGAGTGTGGAACAGGCGCACGAACGAAAATGAATCGAATACGATTAGGACTACCGAAAATTCACTATTTTGACGCTTGTTGCGTGGGAAAAAGCACGCCACTCCAATTGCATTTCAAAACAAAAGAAGTGTTATTTATCAAGGCAAAAGGGCGTGGCAGTCGTTCACGCACAAACCTAGACAGATATGGCTTCCCAAGAGGTTATCTTGCAAGACAAAAATATTTCTTTGGTTTTCAAACAGGGGACATGGTTAAAGCCAACGTACCAAAAGGGAAATATCAAGGCGTTTGGTTTGGCGAAGTCGCATGTAGAAAGACTGGAAGTTTCGATATTAAAGGTAAGGACGGAAAGCGTATCGCACAAGGAATAAATTATAGATATGTCCAAGTCATTCAGCGATTTGACGGATATGCTTATGGAAAGGGGGTGGCGGAACTTGCATAAGGTGCAATTCCTCCCCGTGCCTAAAGGCAGGGGCTTCCTTGCGTAAGTTTCGTGAATGAATTAAATAAATAGGGAGAGGCATCCTCTCCTTCTTTTCATCTTTTGGGAGGTCACAACATGAAAGTAGCGAAAAACGTGCATGAATTGATCGGCCATACGCCAATCGTTGAAATTACGCAATTTCCGCTGCCAAAAGGGGTGCGCATATTTGCGAAATTGGAATATTTTAACCCGGGCGGAAGCGTCAAAGATCGTCTCGGTCAAGAATTGTTAAACGATGCGCTAGCGACAGGCAAGTTAAAAGAAGGTGGAACGATTATCGAGCCGACGGCAGGCAATACAGGGATCGGTCTTGCGCTTGCGGCGATCGGAAAAAACATTCGCGTCATTTTTTGCGTCCCCGAAAAGTTCAGCATCGAAAAACAACAACTCATGCGTGCACTTGGCGCAACCATCATCAATACGCCAACGAGCGAAGGAATGGCAGGGGCGATTCGGAAAGCGAAAGAGCTCGCCGCTGAAATTCCAAACTCCTATTGCCCACAACAGTTTGAAAATCCAGCTAACCCACGCACGTATTATAAAACGCTCGGACCAGAAATTTGGGAGCAACTGGACGGACAAATTGATGTTTTCGTTGCTGGTGCTGGATCAGGCGGCACATTTATGGGGACGGCGAAATTTCTAAAAGAGAAAAATGCGCGGATAAAAACGGTCATCGTTGAACCAGAAGGCTCGATTTTAAACGGTGGAGCACCGGGTTCACATCGCACCGAAGGCATCGGCATGGAATTTTTACCGTCATATATGGATACGAGTTATTTTGATGCCATCCATACGATTTTAGATGATGATGCGTTTCGTCGTGTTAAAGAGCTTGCGCAAAAAGAGGGATTGCTTGTCGGTAGTTCATCTGGTGCGGCGTTTCATGCGGCCTTACTCGAAGCAGAACAGGCGAAAGAAGGAACGAACATTGTCGTTGTTTTTCCAGATAGTAGCGAACGGTATTTAAGTAAAAACATTTACGAAGGCGGGATGTAACGTGAGAAGAAAAACGAAATTGATTCATGGTGGCATTGCTGGGGATGTGCATACAGGAGCCGTCTCGGTTCCGATTTATCAAGTGAGCACATATAAACATGAAGCGGTCGGCGTGCATAAAGGATATGAATATTCACGCACAGGCAACCCAACGCGGCATGCACTAGAGGAGCTTATTAAAGATGTGGAAGAAGGATATGCTGGCTTTGCGTTCAGTTCAGGCATGGCAGCCATTACTGCCGTCATGATGTTGTTCAATAGCGGCGATCACGTCATTTTAACAGATGACGTATATGGTGGCACATACCGCATCATGACGAAAGTGTTGAACCGTCTTGGCATTGCATCGACATTTGTCGATACGAGCGACCTAGCAAACATTGAAGCGCACATTCAACAAAACACGAAGGCGATTTATATTGAAACGCCAACGAATCCGCTATTGAAAATTACCGATATACAAGGGGCATCCGCGCTTGCGAAACGTCACGGACTACTAACGATCGTCGATAACACGTTTAGCACACCATATTGGCAAACGCCAATTGCGCTTGGTGCAGATATCGTCATTCATAGCGCAACAAAATATTTAGGTGGTCATAGCGACGTTGTCGCAGGGCTTGTCGTCGTTAATAGCGAACAACTTGCGACCGACTTGCACTTCATCCAAAACTCGACAGGTGGCATTCTCGGTCCGCAAGATTCATGGTTATTAATGCGTGGCATGAAGACGCTTGGCATTCGCATGGAAGAACATGAGGAAAATACAAGAAAAATTGTTGAATTTTTAACGAATCATCCAGTTGTTACACGCGTGTATTACCCTGGGCTTCCGTCACACCCAAATCATGACGTAGCGAAAAAACAAATGCGCGGCTTTGGCGGCATGGTATCATTTGACGTTGGGAGCGCCGAAAAAGCAGAACAAGTGTTGACGCGCGTCCGCTACTTTACGCTAGCGGAAAGTTTAGGAGCGGTGGAAAGTTTAATTTCCCTCCCTGCAAAAATGACGCACGCCTCCATTCCGAAAGAGCGTCGTGCTGAACTCGGCATTACGGACGGACTTATTCGCATTTCTGTTGGCTTAGAAGATGCGGATGATTTAATTGAAGATTTAGCACAAGCTTTGGCATAAATTACATCGCCCCCTTTCTCCGCTCCTATGATACATTGAAAAGAGGAAAGGGGGCGATCGGTTTGGACGAACAAAAGCAAAATTGGTTAGGAAAAGCGCGCGACTATAAAGCATATAGTCTCGTTTTATTTGCTGTTAGCGCCTTTTTATACATCGGCACACTCATTCCAGAAGCGATCGATGCAACAAAGCGCCCGCTCGTAATCGGAGGTGTATTCGTACTTATGCTTGCATCGATCATTTTCTCTCACCGCGCCAACACATATTTGCGCAAATTAGACAATGAACAGTAAATTCCCCTGTTTTCGTACAAAGAAAAAACATGTAAAATAAAAGAAAATGGGTAAAGGGGGAATAAACGATGATGTGGATGATTACAGGTCTAGTCATTACAGCTGTCATCGGTTTTGTTATTATCGCGGAAGTGAACGCCGAAGCATAAAACAGTCTCTAAACAGGAGACTGTTTTTAATAAAATTTATTTGTGATAAACTTCACAACTGTCGTCGACCTCCAATCGTGCAAAAACTTCGGGGGATCGACGACAGTTTATTTTATGCGAATTTTTTAGCTGTATCAACGGACATAGACTATTGACTGAATTTTCAAATGTATGTATAATGATGTTGTATAGCTTTTCCATGTGTTGATATATCAACGCTTTTTTGGGGTTTGTATCGTACCTATGAGGAATTGAAACTGTCGAAACATTCGTGCACCTTTGCAACCTCCGATCTCAGTTTGTATCGTACCTATGAGGAATTGAAACATGCAATAGATGACGTTGATAATGTCGGTGCGTACGTCGTTTGTATCGTACCTATGAGGAATTGAAACACGCAACAGACGAAAAAAGGATTACAAACTCACTATCCCGTTTGTATCGTACCTATGAGGAATTGAAACCCTAAATAAAAAATAACATAAAAAAGAGCATAAAGCAGTTTGTATCGTACCTATGAGGAATTGAAACCTTTTTCGGCAGGGGGGGAATGAATCACTCGTCCCCAGTTTGTATCGTACCTATGAGGAATTGAAACAGGTTGACGCTGAGGTGTTGCGTTTGTATCGCTTGAGTTTGTATCGTACCTATGAGGAATTGAAACAACCACCCGCCGAGCGACTCAACGAGCGATGAGAAAAAAGTTTGTATCGTACCTATGAGGAATTGAAACTTAAAATCGGTTATTTGAAACGTTTTTTCGTAAAATGACGTTTGTATCGTACCTATGAGGAATTGAAACTCGTTAGCATTGGAAGGGGGTGAAAAATGTGGGTGCTGTGTTTGTATCGTACCTATGAGGAATTGAAACATTGCTTTTTTTGCTGTTTTTTTAGTTCCTTTTGGTGTGTTTGTATCGTACCTATGAGGAATTGAAACAGCGACAATGTCGCGAAAGTCGGAGACGGCAGCGACAATGGTTTGTATCGTACCTATGAGGAATTGAAACTTTAGATTACTTAAGACGAATAAACTAGCGCTTTCATGTTTGTATCGTACCTATGAGGAATTGAAACTATAAGTGACTTTTCTTTCAACAACCCGACCAGTGTAGTTTGTATCGTACCTATGAGGAATTGAAACATGCTAATGTTTTCATTTTTATTCCTCCTTATTTTTGTTTGTATCGTACCTATGAGGAATTGAAACTGTGATCTCCAAAAGTTCAGTAAGTGCGTTCAAATGCTTCGTTTGTATCGTACCTATGAGGAATTGAAACATGAAGAAAAATGTTGATTTCAGCGATATTTTCTAGGTTTGTATCGTACCTATGAGGAATTGAAACTACAAATATGCTTCTCGGAGCTTATAAATTAAGTAAGTTTGTATCGTACCTATGAGGAATTGAAACATTGCTTCGTTTTTATCTACAAATATGTGGGCAGAAGTTTGTATCGTACCTATGAGGAATTGAAACTCCGTTGCCCAACTTTCTGAACCATCACTTTTTACGGTCTGTATCGTACCTATGAGGAATTGAAATAATGGAATCACAATGTTGCCTCCTGCTAGATAAAATTTGTATCGTACCTATGAGGAATAGCGTTTTTTGTATTGAAAAGCAGGGATGTTTATGCCCTGCTTTTATTTTTTTGTTACAACTTTCAGAAAAGTATTGCGCAAAAACTAGTTCGTTTGTATCATCAGTAATATGAGGATATTTTTTGAAAAGGTGGATAAGGGATGAAACTACTAACATTTCTCGGCGCGAATGACTATCGTGAAACAACGTATCGTTTTCGGGAGCGTGTGCATACGGCAAAGTTTTTTCTATCTGTCCTTATTCAAGAACTGCAACCAGGTGAAATATACGTATTTATGACAGATGGGGCACGAGAGAAAAACGAAGCACCGTTGCTTGACGAATTAAACCGATACGGCGTAGATGAAAAGAAAGTGCATGCTGTATGCATTCCCGATGGGCAAACAGAAGAAGATTTATGGAATATTTTTTCTGTTATTGCTGATCATGTGTATGAACATGATGAAATCGTCCTTGATATTACGCACGGATTTCGGACGTTGCCGCTCGTTGGAACAATTAGTTTGCAATATTTGAAATTCGTGAAACAAGTACATATTGCTGGGGTATATTATGGAGCGTTTGAAGCAAGAAAAGCAGAGTACATCAATGGACAAGAAGTCGTTGTTGCTCCGACGTTTGATTTAACTCCTTTTGTTCACCACCTTCCTGAATGGCAGCGGGCAGCAAATGAATTGATGGCGTTTGGTGATGCGAAAACGCTTGGTTCATTGCTTGAATCATTACATAATCAGCTTCGAAAACAAAAAATAGCAGTAAATGAACTAAAGCGCTTTGGCAACTATGTTAACGATATTAGTGCGTATTTAAGGACAGGACGAATTAAGTCGTTTACCCAACTATTTGCGAAATCGGAAAACATATTGCAACAAGAGCAATTAGCAAAAGAAATTGGACAGTTCGTGCCGCCTGTCCGCTACATTTTTCATCAGCTTGTGAACTATATTCAATGTATCGCCCCGAAACAGTCGCGGTTGCATACATACTACGATTTAGCAATTTGGTATGGCGATCACCACTTACTTTCCCATTGTTTCATTATGTTGCGAGAGATGGTTGTCTCCCTCATATTAGAACATG comes from Anoxybacillus flavithermus and encodes:
- a CDS encoding peptidase U32 family protein — translated: MSISQIINGKRVIVKKPELLAPAGNLEKLKVAVHYGADAVFIGGQEYGLRSNADNFTLEEMAEGVQFASKYGAKIYVTTNIYAHNENIPGLEDYLRGLERVGVHGIIVADPLIIETARRVAPKLEVHLSTQQSLTNWKAVQFWKEEGLERVVLARETSAEEIREIKEKVDIEIETFIHGAMCIAYSGRCVLSNHMTARDSNRGGCCQSCRWDYDLYKLEGDRAIALFDENDDPFAMSPKDLNLIQSIPKMIELGIDSLKIEGRMKSIHYVATVVSVYRKVIDAYCADPDNFVIRKEWLDELDKCANRDTAPAFFEGVPGYKEQMFGVHSKKTTYDFVGLVLDYDKETGIVTLQQRNFFKPGDEVEFFGPEIENFTQVIEKIWDEEGNELDAARHPLQIVRFKVDREVFPYNMMRKGH
- the udk gene encoding uridine kinase: MRKKPVVIGVAGGSGSGKTTVTKAIYEHFQGHSILMLEQDFYYKDQSHLPFEERLKTNYDHPLAFDNDLLIEHINKLLNYEPIDKPVYDYTLHTRSNDVIRVEPKDVIILEGILVLEDERLRNLMDIKVYVDTDADIRIIRRLLRDIKERGRTLESVIEQYVNVVRPMHNQFIEPTKRYADIIIPEGGHNHVAIDLMVTKIQTILEQKSIL
- the greA gene encoding transcription elongation factor GreA, producing the protein MSMEKEYPMTKAGKEKLEQELEYLKTVKRKEVVERIQIARSFGDLSENSEYDAAKDEQAFVESRIQMLENMIRNAKIIEEDLEKTDTVSLGRTVTFIELPDGEEESYTIVGSAEADPFEGKISNDSPIAKSLIGRRVGEEVTVHTPGGDMVVKIVAVK
- a CDS encoding peptidoglycan D,D-transpeptidase FtsI family protein; its protein translation is MVKKRMVIILIMIQLAIFGLIGRLVQLQLVSTESFHGINLIEASVAQRTEQLVIDDGRGVFVDRNGQPLTYEYIPTLVLFPFLKKMDWPIDQIAAIVSVPKEVLNRQLEEAKGPIILHDGQQPIQLQPWQMERINDLRIPGVIAVHKQYELKQKYAQHVIGLLGENEKVLKERYADRNLSPKTKIGVSGLQSSFDEFLIPDEETKLLYHVDARGEPLFSMDVKYTEQANPFYPITVQTTIDRTLQQRVEQIVAQHGMEKGAVVLLDVRTNDVVALASAPAIDERDPYKDGAMENKALLPQVPGSVFKIVVAAAALENGLVHGQTFNCDRKINGEQEEKKKGMRSFEDSFAISCNRTFGELGKQLIAIDENMFDVYARKLGLLPRVGWEGDVYHFSSFRPLREEKKGNIWTDERDKKIPLAVAQTSIGQKDVRLSPLAVANMMATIARGGEAKQVRITKKMMYKNGTTFFTFDEKRLTMDSLQKETIDKLQELLQLVVTHPEGTGRSFQSLPYAVAGKSGTAETGKGELVNKWFAGYFPADRPKYALVVVQLETTSSASVTNAIFADIVRVTYDLEEKGRYEE
- a CDS encoding YrrS family protein: MSSRFAKRSKQRKVNRILNTLITIVFALILFFGWKWLFANDRPTKETNASPQPVEVETNEPPNDEQPSETETETDEQQSNDNVEETVVDDPNSNVIRETVNPSWQPIGTTQSEPHVTTYEKNSVDWKEMIDAISYATGISSSDLIVWFIGNGGSPNHAVATVSKKDKTEHYKVFIEWVTNEGWKPTKVQQLKEIERRP
- a CDS encoding DUF2536 family protein — encoded protein: MITFDLIQDKVEFFEATDLATLEKKINDQIEHNKAIMLEVHHVSYQMQLLENGQRLYSAMVHFKAKK
- a CDS encoding class I SAM-dependent methyltransferase gives rise to the protein MGREFLDIFETWAQSYDSSVYGHDEQYRDVFDGYETILNTVVEKSGNVVLEFGVGTGNLTKKLIEANKTVYGIEPSAPMRELAKEKLGHATIEDGDFLQFPLPSEPIDTIVSTYAFHHLTDQEKEEAIGKYSALLRKGGKIVFADTAFINHEAYEAMIAEAKQKGFVDLAEDLQREYYTTIPALEHMFTTHGFTVTFTPMNRFVWLMEAVKQ
- the mtnN gene encoding 5'-methylthioadenosine/S-adenosylhomocysteine nucleosidase gives rise to the protein MNIAIIGAMEEEVAILREKIANRTETTVANCSFYSGTLDGANVVLLKSGIGKVNAAMSTTILLERFAPDVVINTGSAGGFAPSLNVGDIVISTEVVHHDVDVTAFGYAYGQVPGMPARYAADERLVQAAETSAAHIRDIQVAKGLIATGDSFMHDPARVDFVRTQFPDLYAVEMEAAAIAQVCHQFGVPFVVIRALSDIAGKESNVSFEQFLQKAALHSSELVQLMVNNPMTKVMGS
- the iscB gene encoding RNA-guided endonuclease IscB, with translation MVFVLDTNKRPLAPCHEAVARKLLKQGKAAIYRRFPFTIILKKSVDESEIKATYRLKIDYGSRHTGLAILRGQEVVWLGQLDHRTDIKERIDKRRAFRRARRNRKTRYRKPRFLNRKRKEGWLPPSLESRMQNIKTWVERLRKICPIEHISYENAKFDTQLMRNPEINGVEYQQGTLQRYEVREYLLEKFGRKCCYCGKEGVPLEVEHIIPKSRGGTDRIDNLCLACRDCNQRKGSQTAEEFGYPHIQEMVKKTLKDASVVNATRWKVYEVLKQSGCEVECGTGARTKMNRIRLGLPKIHYFDACCVGKSTPLQLHFKTKEVLFIKAKGRGSRSRTNLDRYGFPRGYLARQKYFFGFQTGDMVKANVPKGKYQGVWFGEVACRKTGSFDIKGKDGKRIAQGINYRYVQVIQRFDGYAYGKGVAELA